From the Butyrivibrio fibrisolvens genome, one window contains:
- a CDS encoding trypsin-like peptidase domain-containing protein produces MNKHFYKKYLAGVITTLALTTLASVPVHVSNAQSLNTADTSDISEESQAPIANSSIAESNSDDNEAATQDTSAEQSLTSTGATSSDASEDSSDDADTGSSIEDSEEDLLAPMTQNVSDATKGIVQVNSIYTDDSGKEYIILGCTGFLIGNTDDGEYVITTNSVVAPTKPTRDDAFATIGVDEEEDEWDKIDLKAQVVVEGDVTIEATVVTRSPELNIAVLKLSQPLYNRTPLTILTSDDITSAKPYKATEAVYALGFPFAVRYDRNTVMYDQDDVTMSSGSIANNKTYKDIQVIEHDCLITGNNCGGPLLNENGYVIGINEQKKDGRYYCSVDSSELVRILDALGIKYSKLTTTDLIEQEEAMTAALEEAAAEEKAKADAEASRLAAEKQNHTQEVVVNNEIPKWIYIVLIALGIGFLIVVVVMVIMIITRHKEKSPGQPRKKKSKKSADKIPDGAGRYDNLPEKKKAVIPEADQIVKGSSGAQSQGMTGSSDTSILGGGDSGATVVLGSATPQSKRMTYYGNLLRRKNGENHVIDKTKYTIGKDSLHVDLCIKDNCAISRQHAVVEAKDGAMYITDLGSTNGTFLNGKRLAQGQANELHYGDTILIADEEFGYRR; encoded by the coding sequence ATGAACAAGCACTTTTATAAAAAGTATTTGGCTGGTGTCATCACCACCTTAGCATTAACCACACTGGCAAGTGTGCCAGTGCATGTATCCAATGCTCAATCCTTAAATACAGCTGACACCTCTGATATATCAGAAGAAAGTCAGGCTCCTATTGCAAATTCATCTATAGCTGAATCTAATTCCGATGACAACGAAGCAGCTACGCAAGATACTTCCGCTGAGCAGTCTCTTACATCTACTGGTGCCACATCATCAGATGCATCCGAAGATTCCAGTGACGATGCTGATACAGGGAGTAGTATAGAAGACTCTGAAGAAGACCTCTTAGCTCCAATGACACAGAATGTATCTGATGCAACCAAGGGAATTGTACAAGTTAACAGCATCTATACAGATGATTCCGGCAAGGAATACATCATCCTAGGATGCACGGGATTCCTCATCGGTAATACAGACGACGGCGAATATGTCATCACTACCAATAGTGTTGTAGCGCCAACAAAGCCTACACGAGATGATGCATTTGCAACTATTGGAGTAGATGAAGAAGAGGACGAATGGGACAAGATAGATCTAAAAGCTCAGGTAGTAGTAGAAGGCGATGTCACGATAGAGGCAACAGTAGTCACCAGAAGTCCGGAACTTAATATAGCAGTATTAAAGCTATCTCAGCCCCTATACAACAGGACACCACTTACCATACTAACATCAGATGACATCACAAGTGCCAAGCCCTATAAAGCAACAGAAGCAGTATATGCTCTTGGCTTCCCCTTTGCCGTAAGATATGACCGCAACACTGTAATGTACGATCAGGATGATGTAACCATGTCATCAGGAAGTATTGCCAACAACAAAACCTATAAAGATATACAGGTAATAGAACACGACTGTCTTATAACCGGCAATAACTGTGGTGGTCCTCTTCTTAACGAGAACGGCTATGTAATAGGCATAAATGAACAGAAGAAGGACGGAAGATATTACTGCTCGGTTGATAGTTCAGAACTGGTAAGGATACTGGATGCACTTGGCATCAAATATAGCAAGCTCACAACAACTGATCTTATAGAACAGGAAGAAGCAATGACAGCTGCACTTGAAGAAGCAGCAGCTGAAGAGAAAGCAAAGGCTGATGCTGAAGCATCCAGACTTGCTGCAGAAAAACAAAATCACACACAGGAAGTTGTAGTAAACAATGAGATCCCTAAATGGATATATATAGTTCTGATCGCACTTGGGATAGGCTTCCTGATAGTCGTAGTCGTCATGGTGATAATGATCATTACGAGGCATAAAGAAAAAAGTCCCGGACAGCCCAGGAAAAAGAAATCTAAAAAATCAGCAGATAAGATTCCTGATGGAGCAGGAAGATATGATAACCTCCCTGAGAAAAAGAAAGCAGTGATCCCTGAAGCCGATCAGATAGTAAAAGGATCTTCCGGTGCTCAATCTCAAGGCATGACAGGCTCCTCAGACACATCAATCCTTGGAGGCGGTGACAGTGGTGCCACAGTAGTACTTGGAAGCGCAACACCGCAAAGTAAGCGTATGACCTATTATGGCAATCTCTTAAGACGCAAGAACGGGGAGAACCATGTAATAGATAAGACCAAATATACGATCGGTAAAGACAGTCTGCATGTAGATCTGTGTATCAAGGATAACTGTGCAATAAGCAGACAGCATGCAGTAGTGGAAGCCAAAGACGGCGCCATGTACATAACTGACCTTGGCTCTACCAACGGAACATTCCTGAATGGAAAGCGCCTTGCACAGGGTCAGGCCAATGAGCTCCAT
- a CDS encoding glycoside hydrolase family 2 TIM barrel-domain containing protein has protein sequence MRYLFDGGWRFLETGLDVHYDDLLRRKDEFEGSFNKVEIPHDFLIHDSDNLYKDATGWYSKDFEYSPGSGHRCFITFEGVYMDCTIYVNDKCAFEWKYGYSSFSFEMTDYLHQGINNISVFIRHQSPNTRWYSGAGIYRDVWLTITDSTYLAIDGVYLSTRPKGDDYILRVEAEVCGDMAGEAGISASISRTSTGISACENIAYEQLPVTDHPGPAKVSAPACDYKDLESGQVRYRYIQEYLVKSPLKWDPSNPNLYNITVTLTAGGRAVDEYRTRLGFKHVVLDPDKGFIINGQNIKLNGVCEHHDLGALGSAFNKAAMKRKFLTLKSMGVNAIRGTHNMVAPGVLDLMDEMGFIFISEAFDMWRKPKTTYDYARFFDSWHERDVASWVRRDRNHVCVSFWSIGNEIYDTHADEDGQRITKELSDLVRQYDYNGNARPTIGSNYMPWENARKCADILKVAGYNYAEKYYEEHHKEHPDWIIYGSETSSIVQSRGIYHFPASASVLSDDDEQCSSLGNSQTSWGAKSIENCIRVDRDTPFSMGQFLWTGFDYIGEPTPYHTKNSYFGQIDTAGFPKDAYYEWKAAWTDHKKAPMIHICPSFWDFNEGQTIDLKIVTNAPRAQLFINGKDKGCCDFSNKPGSGSKIEWNLQVPYSKGYVEARAYDEDGRVVATDVIRSFTDPVKLVLRNALDEYTNTKDCKNFGSESTYSNYNDSVDMDTNNNSIYSNDILCSNTRDLAFIEISALDTDGTEVSNAQNRVSVTVTGPGRLVGLDNGDSSDLDSYKATSRRLFGGKLLAIIQATDAEGEIVVTATSNGLESATYTLKSIKNKSDATNYIVRGESHEPSDDIRLLDPKDTAHNEVHCYEPLEVIDICHNDANRLGSQDEIPIRKIELVNESGNSVLTKGCNEVRVSAKVYPANATYKDITFQVVTEFGVKSNIADFRAEGNTAMITAKGDGRFYLRALSCNGGDKPRIISYMDFEVQGMGAAFFDPYSFVAGSLYSGYEGEVGNGNDKGVATARGQRTLVTYDRLDFGRDTSDEITIPVFSLDGGANRIRILSGDEVILDKIYDKPPIWNVYQEVTWKLDKPLTGVCDLSFETWDKLHLKGFVFKRNRRAYAESLAVDADEIYGDTYTIKDGMVSGIGNNVSLVYKDMNFGDEKPSHVTISGRAVGEKNTIHILFDTDKGSVREILEVEATDDITDHTFDISNIEGSGTITFVFLPGSNFDMKSFRFSK, from the coding sequence TTAACAAGGTTGAGATCCCCCATGACTTCCTGATCCATGACTCGGATAACTTATATAAAGATGCTACAGGATGGTATAGCAAGGATTTCGAATACAGTCCGGGTTCCGGTCATAGATGCTTTATTACTTTCGAAGGTGTCTATATGGACTGCACTATCTATGTTAATGACAAGTGCGCCTTTGAATGGAAATATGGCTATTCATCTTTTTCCTTCGAGATGACAGATTATCTGCATCAGGGTATCAACAATATCTCCGTATTTATAAGGCATCAGAGTCCTAATACCAGATGGTACTCGGGAGCCGGTATATACAGAGATGTGTGGCTTACGATAACTGATAGTACATACCTTGCAATTGATGGAGTCTACCTGTCTACGCGCCCTAAGGGGGATGACTATATCCTTAGGGTAGAAGCAGAAGTCTGCGGAGATATGGCAGGTGAAGCAGGTATTAGTGCTAGTATTAGTCGTACTAGTACCGGTATCAGCGCTTGTGAGAATATTGCCTATGAACAACTGCCTGTTACAGACCATCCCGGACCTGCAAAGGTTTCTGCACCTGCCTGCGATTACAAGGATCTTGAGTCAGGTCAGGTCAGATACAGATATATTCAGGAATACCTTGTGAAGTCCCCTCTAAAGTGGGATCCTTCTAATCCTAACCTTTACAATATTACAGTCACTCTCACTGCAGGTGGAAGAGCAGTAGATGAGTATAGGACAAGGCTTGGTTTTAAGCATGTAGTACTAGACCCTGACAAGGGATTTATCATTAATGGTCAGAATATTAAGCTAAACGGAGTCTGTGAACATCATGATCTTGGCGCTCTTGGAAGTGCTTTTAACAAAGCTGCCATGAAGAGGAAGTTTCTCACTCTTAAATCCATGGGCGTCAATGCCATAAGAGGAACCCACAACATGGTAGCTCCGGGCGTACTTGACCTTATGGATGAGATGGGTTTTATCTTCATATCCGAAGCCTTCGATATGTGGAGGAAGCCTAAGACTACCTATGACTACGCCAGATTTTTTGACTCATGGCATGAAAGAGATGTGGCAAGCTGGGTTAGAAGGGACCGAAACCATGTGTGTGTATCCTTCTGGAGTATAGGGAATGAGATCTACGACACCCATGCAGATGAGGACGGACAGCGGATCACCAAAGAGCTGTCAGACCTTGTGCGACAATACGACTATAACGGCAATGCAAGGCCTACTATAGGCTCTAACTACATGCCCTGGGAGAATGCCAGAAAGTGCGCCGATATACTTAAAGTTGCCGGCTACAACTACGCAGAGAAGTATTATGAAGAGCATCACAAAGAGCACCCTGACTGGATCATCTATGGAAGCGAGACATCCTCTATAGTTCAAAGTAGAGGTATCTACCACTTCCCGGCATCTGCCAGTGTATTGTCAGATGATGATGAGCAGTGTTCAAGCCTTGGTAACAGCCAGACAAGCTGGGGTGCAAAGAGCATAGAGAACTGCATACGAGTTGACAGAGATACTCCATTCTCTATGGGTCAGTTCTTATGGACAGGATTCGACTATATCGGAGAGCCTACGCCTTATCATACCAAGAACTCCTATTTCGGGCAGATAGATACGGCAGGCTTCCCAAAGGATGCATATTATGAATGGAAGGCAGCCTGGACTGATCATAAGAAGGCGCCAATGATTCATATATGCCCCTCATTCTGGGACTTCAATGAAGGTCAGACCATAGACCTTAAGATAGTAACCAATGCACCAAGGGCGCAGCTGTTTATAAATGGAAAAGACAAAGGATGCTGCGATTTCTCTAATAAGCCGGGATCCGGCAGCAAGATAGAATGGAACCTTCAGGTACCATATTCTAAGGGATATGTAGAAGCAAGAGCTTATGATGAGGATGGAAGAGTAGTAGCAACTGATGTTATAAGAAGCTTTACAGATCCTGTTAAACTGGTCCTTCGTAACGCCCTTGATGAGTATACCAATACAAAGGATTGTAAGAACTTTGGATCTGAGTCTACTTATAGTAATTATAATGATTCAGTAGATATGGATACCAATAATAATAGTATCTATTCAAATGACATACTATGTTCTAATACCAGAGACCTTGCCTTCATAGAGATATCTGCTCTTGATACAGATGGAACCGAAGTTTCTAATGCACAAAACAGAGTATCTGTAACTGTCACAGGCCCCGGCCGCCTTGTAGGTCTTGATAATGGTGACAGCTCAGATCTGGATAGCTATAAAGCTACAAGCAGAAGGCTCTTTGGTGGTAAGCTCCTTGCGATCATTCAGGCAACTGATGCAGAAGGCGAGATAGTAGTAACTGCTACAAGTAACGGACTTGAAAGCGCCACATACACTCTTAAGAGCATTAAAAATAAGTCTGACGCAACCAACTATATCGTAAGAGGTGAATCACATGAGCCATCTGATGATATCAGGTTATTAGATCCTAAAGATACGGCTCATAACGAAGTCCACTGTTACGAACCTTTAGAAGTTATAGATATCTGTCATAATGATGCCAATAGGCTTGGATCACAAGATGAGATCCCTATCAGGAAGATAGAGCTTGTAAACGAAAGCGGAAACAGCGTATTAACCAAAGGCTGTAATGAAGTAAGAGTATCTGCCAAGGTCTATCCGGCCAATGCAACCTACAAGGATATCACCTTCCAGGTTGTCACAGAGTTTGGTGTTAAGTCCAATATCGCTGACTTTCGTGCAGAAGGCAATACTGCCATGATCACTGCCAAGGGCGATGGAAGATTCTATCTTAGAGCCTTGTCCTGTAACGGAGGAGATAAGCCAAGGATCATCTCCTATATGGACTTTGAAGTTCAGGGTATGGGCGCAGCATTCTTCGATCCGTACAGCTTCGTAGCAGGAAGCCTCTACTCAGGATATGAAGGAGAAGTTGGCAATGGCAATGACAAAGGAGTAGCAACCGCAAGAGGCCAAAGGACACTTGTAACCTACGACAGACTGGATTTTGGCAGAGATACCTCTGACGAGATCACTATACCTGTTTTCTCACTGGACGGAGGTGCTAACAGGATCAGGATCCTGTCGGGAGATGAAGTGATCCTTGATAAGATCTATGACAAGCCGCCTATCTGGAATGTATATCAGGAAGTTACCTGGAAGCTTGATAAGCCGCTAACCGGCGTATGTGATCTTAGCTTCGAAACCTGGGACAAGCTCCACCTTAAGGGATTTGTATTTAAGAGAAATAGAAGAGCCTATGCCGAAAGCCTTGCCGTAGATGCAGATGAGATCTATGGCGATACCTACACCATCAAAGACGGCATGGTATCAGGCATTGGCAATAACGTATCCCTTGTTTATAAAGACATGAATTTTGGAGATGAGAAGCCATCGCATGTCACTATAAGCGGAAGAGCAGTAGGAGAGAAGAACACCATACACATACTCTTCGATACAGATAAGGGCAGTGTCAGAGAGATACTGGAAGTGGAAGCTACAGATGATATCACTGATCACACCTTTGATATCAGTAACATTGAAGGAAGCGGAACTATAACCTTCGTATTCCTCCCCGGCAGTAACTTCGACATGAAGAGCTTTAGATTCAGTAAGTAA
- a CDS encoding Ig-like domain repeat protein, translating into MFSSKKGNLFIRVTSLLTACFLFIGMSGIQTLAESGNGSGSEQTEDQATAGSSDSSAGYSVDDDSEGDDATIGGSSEASDELADAASAASIEEDEDDTSDDSAQEGSSDASSEGSSDAATEGSSDSADDSIRESKLRTSRNFTTSLLLPDEHAPVISNGCITFEDDDHRWESDNVLRSSKAVTINVDVKDPNPNPDSGSGENESPVSGTAGSASLLDDGEEVTGIKKVTIKYTNIETGHTTTATMSGHGDGTYTYTFPQDVAAYQVESITAVDGNKNSTVYDSSDAADAKNENNIFSKISIEGDQYNDGREDSHYTNCITDLNRILTAGNNTSSAEEDNDWISLQGEDNADISLKVSFRSYISIFTDTDDVKISLVPVDEYGNKIEGAEAVEGKMNISWSFPKSRFEVTFDLPDDKDQYVVYKLESSGDCFINSAVRSFNKKGYLYVKLDSTSPVAQDIAVTYTEDGNGVSGTYNLGQGEERIVYSKNDLTLTVDTSKSYDPLISGSDTKETEDDVPASGIVKLSYVLYNDDYPTSGKGEYHEIEIEDLEIDECGDIRIELPGVSEGQGPVYIGDVRLYDLAGNETLIYEGKVEPVSYVIDSVSPVIEFTDLNGEGLSEGYPTDLASTTYFYNHDVTGKLLVTERYIKEVKLSEKSGLMKAELSIPESTSTELGAQTEYTFSTVGDGDYFFAADATDMSGNTADTVDSPYFVIDSIAPVITVTYTSGGETVTPAGKDTSYYKDSVVVTLVIEDKHLLQEGIEAVITGTKADGTSVNIPVSEWTYNEGSYTWTAKVELTDDGEYALSAKATDRAQNVSDTYTGAGFTIDRTVPVVTITFDNNSPQNEIYYNASRTATITVKDYTFDSSKSELVINAPDNAPSQSDWAGVSDQTYSKTVTFNLDGRYDFTFKTTDKAGNESETQTISLFIIDMTAPVVTVSYDNNDVRNGFYYNAKRTATVKVDEKSFDNSLVVINSQASDDAEPMAALPKAAAFSGNADVGTYTTTMSFNADGRYGYTIKVTDLAGNESEVYTSDIFVIDMTAPDITFSGVENYSANNGQVAPVLIYKDLNIDFENSSVTMTGANHGEVTPESKTTQVVDTVTVSYSDFAHTKETDDLYTLRVSITDMAGNVTEDELVFSVNRFGSVYVVGDSTKELTDRYYTNEPEDVTITEINVDSLTYKEVSVDRDGDSEVLKEGRDYTVSVQGDDKSWKSMTYTVNADNFNKDGNYSVMVYSRDRATNTQDNRSEGKEIEFAVDGTAPSIVTSEIKEKGVYEEEGHDFIINVTDNMGFESLVVYTGQNELTELVSYTAEDIEAAGGTLTVNLPEMDAYQNVMILATDVAGNQSERDYNNVLVSRNAKKLIEDDEIALNDEIKPLVDPDKDPSAFFIWAAVAGGFVVVSGGAGAAYYILRVKKLKVNK; encoded by the coding sequence GTGTTTAGTAGTAAGAAAGGTAACTTGTTTATAAGAGTTACATCGCTTCTGACAGCATGCTTTTTGTTTATTGGCATGAGCGGTATTCAGACCTTGGCTGAAAGTGGAAACGGATCAGGTTCTGAACAGACAGAAGATCAGGCAACAGCAGGTAGTTCAGATAGCTCGGCAGGATATTCTGTGGACGATGACAGCGAAGGTGACGACGCTACGATTGGAGGATCATCAGAAGCAAGTGATGAATTAGCAGATGCTGCATCTGCAGCTTCTATTGAAGAGGATGAAGATGATACATCAGATGATTCTGCGCAGGAAGGCTCATCAGATGCTTCAAGTGAGGGTTCATCAGATGCAGCTACAGAGGGAAGTTCTGATAGTGCAGATGATTCTATACGTGAGTCTAAGTTGAGAACATCAAGGAATTTCACAACTTCATTGCTACTACCTGACGAACATGCCCCTGTTATATCCAATGGTTGTATTACTTTTGAAGATGATGACCATAGATGGGAATCTGATAATGTTCTTAGATCCAGCAAGGCAGTTACCATTAATGTAGATGTCAAAGATCCGAATCCAAATCCTGATTCGGGATCCGGTGAAAATGAGTCACCAGTTTCCGGAACGGCAGGATCAGCTTCTCTACTGGATGACGGGGAAGAAGTTACCGGTATCAAAAAAGTTACTATCAAGTATACAAATATTGAGACCGGACATACTACAACTGCTACTATGAGCGGACATGGGGATGGAACTTATACATATACATTCCCGCAGGATGTAGCTGCCTATCAGGTAGAGTCAATAACTGCAGTAGATGGCAATAAGAATTCTACAGTATATGATTCTAGTGATGCTGCAGATGCCAAAAATGAGAACAATATTTTTTCCAAGATATCTATAGAAGGTGATCAGTATAATGATGGTAGAGAAGATAGCCATTATACAAACTGTATTACGGATCTAAACAGGATACTTACAGCAGGTAATAACACATCATCTGCAGAAGAAGACAATGACTGGATCTCTCTTCAGGGTGAAGATAATGCAGATATATCATTGAAGGTATCGTTTAGATCATATATCTCTATATTCACTGATACTGACGATGTCAAGATATCGTTGGTTCCTGTTGATGAGTATGGCAACAAGATAGAGGGTGCTGAAGCTGTTGAAGGCAAGATGAATATCAGCTGGAGTTTCCCAAAGTCTAGATTTGAAGTAACTTTCGATCTTCCTGATGACAAGGATCAATATGTAGTCTATAAGCTTGAATCAAGCGGAGATTGTTTTATAAATAGTGCAGTCAGAAGCTTCAATAAAAAAGGATATTTGTACGTAAAGCTTGATAGCACAAGCCCTGTAGCCCAGGATATTGCTGTTACCTATACTGAAGATGGTAATGGCGTATCAGGAACCTATAACCTTGGTCAGGGCGAAGAGAGAATTGTATATTCAAAGAATGATCTGACTCTTACAGTTGATACTTCTAAGAGCTATGATCCGCTTATATCCGGAAGTGATACTAAGGAGACGGAAGATGATGTTCCTGCATCCGGAATTGTTAAGCTTTCATATGTCCTTTACAATGATGATTATCCTACATCCGGCAAGGGTGAGTATCATGAGATAGAGATAGAGGATCTGGAAATCGACGAGTGCGGTGATATCAGGATCGAACTTCCCGGTGTTAGTGAAGGCCAGGGCCCTGTATATATAGGTGATGTAAGACTTTATGATCTTGCAGGCAATGAGACTCTTATCTATGAAGGCAAAGTAGAGCCGGTAAGCTATGTTATTGATAGCGTAAGCCCTGTTATCGAATTTACAGATCTTAACGGAGAGGGACTTTCCGAAGGATATCCTACAGATCTTGCATCAACAACATATTTCTACAATCATGATGTTACAGGTAAGCTCTTAGTAACAGAGAGATATATCAAGGAAGTAAAGCTTTCAGAGAAGTCAGGTCTTATGAAAGCAGAACTATCTATTCCTGAAAGTACAAGTACTGAACTTGGAGCACAGACTGAATATACATTTAGTACAGTAGGTGACGGAGACTATTTCTTTGCAGCAGATGCTACAGATATGAGCGGCAATACAGCTGATACTGTAGATAGTCCGTATTTTGTAATAGATAGTATAGCTCCTGTTATCACAGTCACATATACATCAGGTGGAGAGACAGTAACTCCTGCAGGCAAGGATACAAGCTATTACAAAGACAGTGTAGTTGTAACTCTTGTGATTGAAGACAAACACCTGCTTCAGGAGGGCATAGAAGCTGTTATTACAGGTACCAAGGCTGATGGCACTAGTGTCAATATTCCTGTATCAGAGTGGACTTACAACGAGGGATCATATACATGGACTGCCAAGGTAGAGCTTACAGATGATGGTGAGTATGCTCTAAGCGCCAAGGCAACAGATAGAGCACAGAATGTATCTGATACTTATACAGGCGCAGGATTCACTATAGACCGTACAGTTCCTGTTGTTACTATTACTTTTGATAATAATTCACCACAGAACGAGATCTATTACAACGCTTCAAGAACTGCTACTATCACTGTTAAGGATTATACTTTTGACAGCAGTAAGTCTGAGCTTGTTATAAATGCTCCTGACAATGCTCCTTCTCAGAGCGATTGGGCAGGTGTATCCGATCAGACATATAGTAAGACGGTTACATTCAATCTTGACGGAAGGTATGACTTCACCTTCAAGACAACTGACAAGGCTGGCAATGAGTCTGAGACTCAGACTATAAGTCTTTTTATCATAGACATGACAGCTCCTGTTGTTACAGTTAGTTATGATAACAACGATGTAAGGAACGGATTCTATTACAATGCTAAGAGGACAGCAACTGTTAAGGTTGATGAGAAGTCTTTTGACAATAGTCTTGTTGTTATAAACTCGCAGGCATCAGATGATGCAGAGCCTATGGCTGCGCTTCCTAAGGCAGCAGCATTTAGTGGTAATGCTGATGTAGGTACATATACTACTACGATGTCTTTTAATGCAGATGGTAGATATGGATATACTATTAAGGTAACAGACCTTGCGGGTAATGAGTCAGAAGTATATACAAGTGATATATTCGTTATAGATATGACAGCTCCTGATATTACATTCAGCGGAGTTGAGAACTACTCTGCCAACAATGGTCAGGTGGCTCCGGTCCTTATATACAAGGATCTTAACATTGATTTTGAGAACTCTAGTGTTACTATGACAGGAGCCAATCACGGCGAGGTAACTCCTGAATCTAAGACGACACAAGTTGTAGATACTGTGACTGTATCATATAGCGACTTCGCTCATACCAAGGAGACGGACGATCTGTATACTCTTAGAGTCAGCATTACAGATATGGCCGGCAATGTGACAGAGGATGAACTGGTATTCTCTGTAAACAGATTCGGTTCTGTATACGTCGTAGGAGACAGCACCAAGGAGCTGACAGACAGATATTATACCAATGAGCCTGAAGATGTTACTATCACTGAGATCAATGTTGACAGTCTTACTTATAAAGAGGTATCTGTTGACAGAGACGGCGACAGTGAGGTTCTTAAAGAGGGCAGAGATTATACAGTATCTGTTCAGGGCGATGACAAGTCATGGAAGTCCATGACATATACTGTCAATGCCGACAATTTCAATAAGGACGGCAACTACTCTGTAATGGTATACTCCAGAGACAGAGCGACCAATACTCAGGACAACCGTTCAGAAGGCAAGGAGATCGAGTTCGCTGTTGATGGTACAGCTCCTTCTATTGTAACTTCTGAGATCAAGGAAAAAGGTGTTTATGAGGAAGAGGGGCACGACTTCATCATAAATGTTACTGATAACATGGGATTTGAAAGTCTTGTGGTATATACAGGTCAGAATGAGCTTACAGAGCTGGTATCTTATACAGCAGAAGATATCGAAGCTGCCGGAGGTACACTAACTGTTAATCTTCCTGAAATGGATGCTTATCAGAACGTTATGATACTGGCAACCGATGTTGCAGGCAATCAGTCTGAGCGTGATTACAACAATGTTCTTGTATCACGTAATGCCAAGAAACTGATCGAAGATGATGAGATTGCGTTAAATGATGAGATCAAGCCTTTGGTCGATCCTGACAAGGATCCTTCTGCATTCTTCATCTGGGCAGCAGTTGCAGGTGGATTCGTAGTGGTATCAGGCGGCGCAGGCGCAGCTTATTATATCCTTCGTGTAAAGAAGCTTAAGGTTAATAAATAA